A region of Piscinibacter gummiphilus DNA encodes the following proteins:
- the fabI gene encoding enoyl-ACP reductase FabI, with product MTTEHNGPALAGTRVLVCGVANDQSIAFGCAKAFRELGARVAITYAGEKALPHVKPHADAIGAELLLPLDVTQPGQLEAVFDEIDRHWGGLDSAIHSIAWAPKEDLQGGLLNCSAEGFAKAIDVSCHSFIRLARLAAPRMTNGGTLFAMSYHGATQVIENYNVMGPVKAALESSARYLAHELGPKGIRVHAISPGPLKTRAASGLKDFDLLLADAARRAPMGELVDIMDVGFTCAFLATKYARRLSGDTVYVDGGVHIMG from the coding sequence ATGACGACGGAACACAACGGACCGGCCCTGGCCGGCACTCGAGTGCTGGTGTGCGGGGTGGCGAACGACCAGTCCATCGCGTTCGGGTGCGCGAAGGCGTTCCGCGAACTGGGCGCCCGCGTGGCGATCACCTACGCGGGCGAGAAGGCGCTGCCCCACGTGAAGCCCCATGCCGACGCGATCGGCGCCGAACTGCTGTTGCCGCTCGACGTCACGCAGCCCGGCCAGCTGGAGGCGGTGTTCGACGAGATCGACCGGCACTGGGGCGGGCTCGACTCCGCCATCCATTCGATCGCGTGGGCCCCGAAGGAGGACCTGCAGGGCGGCCTGCTGAACTGCTCGGCCGAGGGTTTCGCCAAGGCGATCGACGTGTCGTGCCATTCGTTCATCCGCCTCGCACGGCTGGCGGCGCCGAGGATGACGAACGGTGGCACGCTGTTCGCGATGAGCTACCACGGCGCGACGCAGGTGATCGAGAACTACAACGTGATGGGCCCGGTGAAGGCCGCGCTCGAATCCTCGGCGCGGTACCTCGCGCACGAGCTGGGGCCGAAGGGCATCCGGGTGCACGCGATCTCGCCGGGGCCGCTGAAGACGCGGGCGGCGTCCGGCCTGAAGGACTTCGACCTGCTGCTCGCCGACGCGGCGCGGCGCGCGCCGATGGGCGAACTGGTGGACATCATGGACGTGGGCTTCACGTGCGCCTTCCTGGCGACGAAGTACGCACGCCGGTTGTCCGGAGACACCGTGTACGTCGATGGTGGCGTGCACATCATGGGGTGA
- a CDS encoding DUF3300 domain-containing protein — protein MVSRLLGPLRWLLLGLVAFGCAAMAQTAAPAKPTPAPTFQPAEIEALVAPIALYPDSLLSQVLMASTYPLEVVHAARWMQANRNLKGEAAVKAVQSQPWDPSVKSLVAFPQVLDPMNDKLEWTQKLGDAFLAQQKDVLDAVQRMRAKARANGKLESTEQQKVIVESETVVRIEPADPQVIYVPTYDPNIVYGTWAYPSYPPYYWPPYGYYYPYYPGGAFASGIAWGIGFAMAGAIFGDCNWGGGEVNIDIDRVTHFDRNFDRSKVNNGRWQHDVSHRQGVAYRDNATRERFAKNTAGVADREAFRGRDDTGGLDRGRVQGTDRPAAADRAGAAGDRNVAAPRDNAFQGVGNGAASQRDFDRGRSSAAPSRMSGGGGGGGMRMGGGRGGGRR, from the coding sequence ATGGTCTCCCGACTCCTCGGGCCGCTGCGCTGGCTGCTGCTGGGGCTCGTCGCGTTCGGCTGCGCCGCGATGGCGCAGACCGCTGCCCCCGCCAAACCCACGCCCGCGCCCACGTTCCAACCGGCCGAGATCGAGGCGCTGGTCGCCCCGATCGCGCTGTACCCCGACTCGCTGCTGTCGCAGGTGCTGATGGCGTCCACCTACCCGCTGGAAGTGGTGCATGCGGCGCGGTGGATGCAGGCCAACCGCAACCTCAAGGGCGAGGCGGCGGTGAAGGCCGTCCAGAGCCAGCCGTGGGACCCGAGCGTCAAGTCGCTCGTCGCGTTCCCGCAGGTGCTGGACCCGATGAACGACAAGCTCGAGTGGACCCAGAAGCTCGGCGACGCCTTCCTCGCCCAGCAGAAGGACGTGCTCGACGCGGTGCAGCGCATGCGCGCCAAGGCGCGCGCCAACGGCAAGCTCGAGAGCACCGAGCAGCAGAAGGTGATCGTCGAGTCCGAGACCGTCGTGCGCATCGAGCCCGCGGACCCGCAGGTGATCTACGTGCCCACCTACGACCCCAACATTGTCTACGGCACCTGGGCGTATCCGTCGTACCCGCCGTACTACTGGCCGCCGTACGGCTACTACTACCCGTACTACCCCGGCGGCGCGTTCGCGTCGGGCATCGCGTGGGGCATCGGCTTCGCGATGGCCGGGGCGATCTTCGGCGACTGCAACTGGGGCGGGGGCGAGGTCAACATCGACATCGACCGCGTCACCCACTTCGACCGGAACTTCGACCGCAGCAAGGTGAACAACGGCCGCTGGCAGCACGACGTCAGCCACCGCCAGGGCGTGGCCTACCGCGACAACGCGACCCGCGAACGCTTCGCGAAGAACACCGCGGGCGTGGCGGACCGCGAGGCATTCCGCGGACGCGACGACACCGGCGGCCTCGACCGCGGGCGGGTCCAGGGGACCGACCGCCCCGCCGCGGCGGACCGGGCGGGCGCGGCAGGGGACCGCAACGTGGCGGCTCCGCGCGACAACGCGTTCCAGGGGGTGGGCAACGGCGCGGCCTCGCAGCGCGACTTCGACCGCGGACGCTCCAGCGCGGCGCCGAGTCGGATGTCCGGCGGTGGCGGTGGCGGAGGCATGCGCATGGGCGGTGGACGCGGCGGCGGCCGGCGATAG